CGGCTTCGAGAAGTACCGCAAGAAGCCGCAGGTCAAGCAGGCCGGCGTGCGCATCCTCACGGCCGTACCGATCCGCAACCCGGTGAAGTACGAGTGGGTCACCGTCCACCCCGAATGGGTCTATGAGCCCGTCGACATCCTCACTCTCGAGGACAAGACGTCGTTCATCATGAACCCGGGCCTCGAGCTGGAGCTCGAGGGCCTCGGCGTGCGCACGGTGGCGCTCTACCCGGCGGTCTCGAAGGGAGGTGCCGTCTTCCTGTGGCCGAACCGACTTACCGACCGAATCGACTCCTGGAAGGAGACGTCGGACCGCGCGATTGAGATCGCGAAGGGAACCTGGGTCCGCATGTCTTCGGACATGTCCGCCAAGGAGTACGTCACGACCGTCGCCGTGAACGATCTCGGCAAGCCGCCGTGGCCGGGCGACATGACCTACGACAGCCTCTGGGACCTCGCCGCGAAGCACCGCACGATCGACAGCGTCGACCACGTCGTCCTTCGCCGCCTCGCTGGCGACTTCTAACGAGGAGTCGCGTCATGGCCGACGGGCGGGTTACCTCCATCCAGCTCTGGGACTTCGAGTTTCGGGATCTGGAGGGCGGTAACCCGCCCGTCCTCATTTGCGGCTGCGTGGAGGACTTCTTCACCGGCCGACGAGAAGAGCTTTGGCTTTACGACGGCGCGCACCCGAAGGAGCCGCCGTTCCCGATCGACGAGGGGACCCTGCTCGTCGCCTACGGCGTCCGCGCCGAGCTTCAGTGTTTTCGGGTGCTCAACTGGCGGCTGCCGAGCGCGGCGCTCGACCTGAGCAGCGAGTTCCGGCTCCGCGTCAACGGCACGCGCGAGGACGGCTTCAGCATCCTCGACGCGCTCGAGTTCCACGGCAAGCCGCACGTCACGCGCGAGCACAAGGACAACATGCGGAACCTCGCGCGCCGGGCGGATCCGCCGACGTACACGCCTGGCGAGAGGCGGTGGTTGACCGCCTACTGCTGGACCGACGTCGACGGCGCGCGCGACCTGCTCCTCGAGACGTGGCACGAGATCGACTGGGAGCGGGCCGTCAACGTCCGCGGCCGATACCAGCTCGCGCTCTCGGAGGTCGAGGCACGCGGCGTCAGCATCGACGTCGATACGCTCGAGAAGATCAAGGACGGGCAGGAGTTCGTCCGCTGGAGCTTCGCCCACCTGGCCGAGGCTCGGTATCCGGGCGTGTTCAAGAAGGGCCGCTTCATCCGCCGCGGCTTCGCCGACATGCTCAATCGTGAGGGCAAGGCGTGGCCGACGACGCCGACGGGCCAGTTGAAGCTCGACAAGAAGACCTGGCAGACGATGGTCCGGATCCATCCGGCCCTTAGCCGGCTGAACGAGGCGCGCGGCATCCTCGAACAGTTCCACACGCCGAAGCTCGCCGTCGGAAGCGGCGGCCAGAACGTCTCGCCGCTCTGGTCCTATGCGAGCAAGACGGGGCGCACGCAGTTCTCGGGATCCCGCTACATCTTCGGTCTTCCGTCGTGGAACCGCGGGCTCATCCTGCCGAACCCCGGAAAGGTCTACCTTTACGCCGACTATCGGCGTCAGGAGCCGGCGGTGCAGGCCGCGCTGTCCGACGACGACGTCATGAAGGCCGCCTATCGGGCGCCGGGCTGCTTCTATCTGAACTTCGCCATCGCGGCGAAGCAGGTTCCGGCGGACGCGACCGACGAGGAGCTCCGCGAGCTGCGCGAACGATTCAAGACGATCACGATCGCAACGTCCTATGGGCAGAGCGCGTGGTCCCTCGCGGCGCAGCTCGGCATCGCCGACGTCGACGCCGCCGAGATGCTAGGCACCTTCAGGAAGACGTTCCGGACGTACGTCGGATGGAGCGACAACGTAGCCGACGTCGCCAAGCTCGAAGGCAGGCTCTCGACCCTATTCGGGTGGGAGCTTCAGGTCGGCCGCAAGACGAACGAGGCGTGGAAGATCGCCGCCGAGGACCGCACGGCGAGGAACTTCTTGGGTCAGGCCACCGCCGCCGAGATGACCAGGATCGCGCTCGTCCTCGCCGTCGAGCGCGGGCTGCGTGTCGCAAGCGTCGTCCATGACGCTCTGTTGGTTGAGGCCGACGAGTCCGAGTTCAAGGAAGTCCGCCACGAGCTCGTGCGGGCGATGCACGAGGCGAGCGAGCTGGTGCTGTTCGGCTTCCGCGTCGAGGTCGACGTGAAGGAGATCCGCCCGGTGTCCGTGCTTCACCCGGACCGCTGCCTCGGCAAGGGCGCGGCGACGTGGCTCGAGGTCATGAAGATCCTGGGGTTGAAGTGAGCGTCCCGGCCTTCATCAAGGGCCCGATCCCCTGGGCCGGCTGGATGCACGTCGCGTGCAGCGTCCGCGGCTCCGCCGCAATCGTCGCCCTGCACGTGTGGCTCTGGGCCGGCATCAAGAGAAGGCGCACCGTCGCCATCAACCTCGCGCGACTTCCCATCGGCCGCGCGTCCGCCCGCAGGGGCTTGAAGACCCTCGAGGAGCTTGGCTTGGTCACCGTTCAACGACGTCCCGGGCGACGGGCCGTCATCACCATCGTCATGAGGAGAGAACCATGAGTAGACGTCAGATTCAGCTTGTCATGATCGGCGGGACTCCGTTGGAGCGGGGGTTGCTCGCCTCCGAGATCTCGTCGTCGATGGGATGCGGAGTCGTGAGCATCGCCGACGGCGAGACTTTCGAGTTCAGCGACGCGTCGCAAGCGGACTTCGACCAGAAATACACCGACGTTTTCAAGAGCGGCGAGCACGGTGTTGGCATCGTGCTCCGCGTCTGAGCTCGTCGCCGTGCAGTGTCGCCGCGGGCGTCGGCGCATCGTACCGATGCGCTGGGGCCGCTCCACACTGCCGGTTCGCGATGGAGGCGAGACCGCCAGAGATTTTACCGGCTTCAACGTACCCGCAACCCATGAGTGCCACGCATGTCATCAAGAGACCCTTTGAGCGCGGAGGACCGCGCGTGCGTCCAGCGCATGGCGCAGGCGATCCGGGCCGCAGTCCTCTCGCAGGGGATCCGCGAGGCGATGGCGTCCGCCTCCCGCGAGGCTGTGGATCTCCTGCGGGCTGCCCCTCGCGTACCGGAGCGGCGACTCCTCAGCACCGAGGAGTCCGCGGCGTACGCGGGCGTGACGCCGGCTGCGCTCCGCGTGGCCGCGAGCAGGGGCGTGGTCTCGCCCGCCGGCCGGCGCGGGCGGTCGCTCACGTGGTCCATCGACGCGCTCGACGCCTGGATGACGGGGGCCGCCGATGACGCTCGTGGGCGAGTACGTCAGCCGATGGGGCATGTGGGTCTCGCCCGAGCCGGTGCCCGGAGCTCCGGGAGTGTACCGTCGTCGGGACGGCGGGTTCGTGGTGCGCGCGCGGGTGGTGCACGTGCGGACGGGCCGGACAGTCACGATCTGTCGGGCGCTCGGCGACGAGGTGAGCCCGCAGCGCGCCTACGTGGTGTTGCAGGATCTCAAGCGGGCGGCGCGCGTGGGCGTGCTGGACGCCGTGCAGACGGAGATGCCTACCGCGAAGAGCTTCGCGCTCTCGTTGTTCAAAGCAAAGGTCGCTGACGGCAGCATCGCGAGCGCGAAGGGCCGCGAGAAGTGGGCAACGATCCTCGGCCACCTGGCGCGCGCAAAGTGGGCCGACTACCTGCTCGACCGGATCGAGCCTCGCGACCTGCACGAGTGGCGCGACTCGCTCCCCTCGCTCACCTGGACGCGCACCCGCTTCGATTGGCAGACCGGCCAGCCAGTTGTGATCAAGACCGGCAAGTACGCGCCCACGACGCTCAACGACTGGCTCGCCGTCGCGCGCGTGGTCTTCGCCGCCGCGAAGAGGAAGTACGGGCTCCCGGCCGACCCCATGGCCGACGTCGAGGACTTCCCGCTGAAGGGCCACCGCACGTACACGCGCGAGGAGCCGAACGCGCTCACGCCGGAGGAGACGGCGACGTGGCTGGCGAAGCTCCGGGAGCTCTACCCACGGCTGTTCGCGATGGTGCTGCTCGGGTTCGTCCTCGGTCAGCGCCCGAGCACGCTCCGTCCGCTCCGGCGGAAGGGCAGGCAGGCGGACCTCGACCTCGCCCGCGGCGTGATCCAGATCCGCCGGTCGCACACCCTTGGCGACGAGGTGATGGAGGCGACGAAGACGTTCGCCGACCAGGAGGTCGCGCTCCCGAAGAGCGTGCTCGACGTCCTGCGCGAGCACGTCGCGTGGCTCGACGCCGGCTACCCGGAAGGAGGGACCTGGCAGCAGCGCAAGTCGGAGCTCCTGTTCCCGTCCGCCGAGGGCAAGCTGCTCTGCCGGTCGGCGCTGCAGAAGCCGTTCGCGAAGGTCACGGAGGCGTGCGGGCTCGGCAAGAGCATCACGCCGCGCGCGATGCGCCGGACGTTCCAGGACCTTACGCGGAAGGCCGGCGTCGACGGCGTCGTGGCGATGGCGATCTCGGGCCACGCGACCGACGCCATGCGCGTCCGGTACTCGACTGCGGGCGGACCCGAAATCGCCGCGGCGATCGGGAAGGTCGTGAGCATCGCGACGGCGAAGCCGCGGGCGGGAAGGGCGAAGAAGAAGGCGGGGTAGATCGTCAGCGATGTGGAAAGCGCGCGCGCAGCTCCGCGCGACCATGGACTCCGAGCTGCCGGTAGACGTCCCGAAGATGGTACCGCGCGGTCTCGTAGCTCATCCCGAGCTCGCGAGCGACGCGCGGGAGCGACAGCCCCTCGGCCACGCGCGTCGCGACCTCACGCTGCGTCGGCGTGAGAGAGAAGAGCGCGTCCTCGTCGACCGTGTTCGCTGGACGCTCACAGAGCGCGAAGAGGAGGCGGCGATCGGCGGCGCGTCGCGGCCGCGGCCCCGAGCGCGTAGGATCGACGAAGCTCGCCTCGATCTGGTGGCGCGCCGAGACGACGAGCGGCGGCGGCGCGGATTTTGCGACCCGGGAGGCGCGCGCGACGAGCGTCGTGAAGAGCCGTCCTTGCGCTAGCTTGGTGCTGATGTCCAGGTGGAGGACGAGTGCCTCATTTACGCTCGGACTCTTGTAGAGGACCAGGCTCGGAAGGTCGACCCACGCCAACGGGATCACCCGCGCGAGGTCGCCGGAGATGGCGAGCTTCGCGATGCCGCTCCCGAGCGCGTTGGTGATCCATGGCGCCAGCAACCTGATGACGAGCGCGTCGCCGTCCTCGAATGGTCGACCGCCCTCGCCGCGATAGAGTGCCGCGGAGTAGCTCCCTCCGAGTGTATCGTAGCGCGACACGGCGCCGTCCGCGTAGCCGAAGCGCGCGAGCCCCCGGACGAGAGGGCCCGCGCGCTCGCGCGCGGTGCTGTGGGTCATCACCCGGTACGGCTCTCCGCCGGAGTGATCGAGGAAGGCTGGCGACGGATCCCACGAGAGGTGACGCATGTGGAGCTCGCGCCAGCCGTCTTCGATGCCGTGGACGTGCGCGAGGGGCGAGAAGCCGAAGCCTG
The sequence above is a segment of the Labilithrix sp. genome. Coding sequences within it:
- a CDS encoding helix-turn-helix transcriptional regulator, with product MQRGFGSTEDVAEASHLLQRALDVQAVSIGPGFGFSPLAHVHGIEDGWRELHMRHLSWDPSPAFLDHSGGEPYRVMTHSTARERAGPLVRGLARFGYADGAVSRYDTLGGSYSAALYRGEGGRPFEDGDALVIRLLAPWITNALGSGIAKLAISGDLARVIPLAWVDLPSLVLYKSPSVNEALVLHLDISTKLAQGRLFTTLVARASRVAKSAPPPLVVSARHQIEASFVDPTRSGPRPRRAADRRLLFALCERPANTVDEDALFSLTPTQREVATRVAEGLSLPRVARELGMSYETARYHLRDVYRQLGVHGRAELRARFPHR
- a CDS encoding tyrosine-type recombinase/integrase — protein: MYRRRDGGFVVRARVVHVRTGRTVTICRALGDEVSPQRAYVVLQDLKRAARVGVLDAVQTEMPTAKSFALSLFKAKVADGSIASAKGREKWATILGHLARAKWADYLLDRIEPRDLHEWRDSLPSLTWTRTRFDWQTGQPVVIKTGKYAPTTLNDWLAVARVVFAAAKRKYGLPADPMADVEDFPLKGHRTYTREEPNALTPEETATWLAKLRELYPRLFAMVLLGFVLGQRPSTLRPLRRKGRQADLDLARGVIQIRRSHTLGDEVMEATKTFADQEVALPKSVLDVLREHVAWLDAGYPEGGTWQQRKSELLFPSAEGKLLCRSALQKPFAKVTEACGLGKSITPRAMRRTFQDLTRKAGVDGVVAMAISGHATDAMRVRYSTAGGPEIAAAIGKVVSIATAKPRAGRAKKKAG